The following proteins are co-located in the Dehalococcoides mccartyi 195 genome:
- a CDS encoding aminopeptidase: protein MVDPRTEKLADLLVNYSIEVKPGDTVAVNYFSGALPLAVEVYKKILAAGGHPLMQVSKNEFLEYLLKYGSDEQISYVHFPQRYITEHYDATIHLLAEENTKSMTSIDPRKMVAFEKARTDLMETSMRRTAEGNFRWVLAIYPTNGYAQDAGMSLEEYTDFVYNACLPDMNDPVGFWKNLNTRQQKVVDWLKGKKQVHIKAKETDLRLSIEGRTFVSCDGKLNMPDGEIFTGPVEDSAEGYVYFSYPAIEAGREVTGIRLWFEKGKVVKATAETNEEFLLKTLDTDPGARYLGEFAIGTSEGIQKFTKQILFDEKIGGSFHLACGAGYPETGSVNKSAVHWDMVCDLRDGGEIWVDGELLYKNGEFIIDY from the coding sequence ATGGTCGACCCGCGGACGGAAAAACTGGCGGATTTACTGGTTAACTATTCTATTGAGGTAAAGCCGGGTGACACGGTGGCGGTCAATTATTTCAGCGGTGCGTTGCCCTTAGCGGTTGAAGTATATAAAAAAATACTGGCTGCCGGAGGCCACCCCCTTATGCAGGTCTCCAAAAACGAATTCCTGGAGTATTTGCTGAAATACGGTTCTGATGAACAGATAAGCTATGTCCACTTTCCCCAAAGGTATATAACGGAACATTATGACGCTACTATACACCTGCTGGCTGAGGAAAATACCAAATCCATGACCAGCATAGACCCCCGGAAAATGGTAGCCTTTGAAAAAGCCCGCACCGACCTAATGGAAACCAGTATGCGCCGTACCGCCGAAGGCAATTTCCGCTGGGTACTGGCTATTTACCCCACTAACGGCTATGCCCAGGATGCCGGTATGAGTCTGGAAGAATATACTGATTTCGTTTATAACGCCTGTCTGCCGGATATGAATGACCCGGTGGGTTTCTGGAAAAACCTAAATACCCGCCAGCAGAAAGTAGTAGACTGGCTCAAGGGTAAAAAACAGGTGCATATAAAGGCCAAAGAAACTGACCTCCGCCTGAGTATAGAAGGACGTACTTTTGTAAGCTGTGACGGCAAACTCAACATGCCTGACGGGGAAATATTTACCGGCCCGGTAGAAGACAGCGCCGAAGGATATGTATATTTTTCCTACCCTGCCATAGAGGCCGGGCGTGAAGTTACCGGGATTCGCCTCTGGTTTGAAAAGGGCAAGGTGGTAAAAGCAACCGCTGAAACTAACGAAGAATTTTTGCTTAAGACCCTGGATACTGACCCGGGTGCCAGATATCTGGGTGAATTCGCCATTGGCACCAGTGAGGGAATCCAGAAATTTACCAAACAAATACTTTTTGATGAAAAAATCGGAGGGAGTTTCCACCTGGCCTGCGGAGCGGGTTATCCGGAAACTGGCAGTGTCAATAAATCTGCCGTACACTGGGATATGGTATGTGACCTGCGTGACGGTGGTGAAATCTGGGTGGATGGCGAATTATTATATAAAAACGGGGAATTTATTATCGACTACTAG